The genomic DNA TTAGTGTCAATTTCGAGTTTGGACGAACTCTGAGGCGTCCGATACCACTCGTAGTAAATGTACTGCACAAGGAGACATGTATCTATCCATACGAAATAGGTGGCCAGATATGTCTAAATGGACCATCGGGGTCATTCAAGGGTCCAATACATTAGGCATAAGGTATAAGTAGACTACACACCTGGAAAGGAAGCTGGTTGGTGAGAATGCATCCGATCAAGTTGGTAGAATCGCCTAGGCACATAAAATATATTCTCGTTAACGATATACAGTATTAGCGCTTTGAGGGGTGCTTACCAGCAAGCCAGTTAGCCAAAAACGGCAATGCAAGCCCATCCGCAGACTGGAGACGATAGTTTGTCCATAGTTGCCTGGAAGGAGCATGGAAATTATTTCCTAGTCAGCTGACAGACAACCGGTACGTGTTTCCAATAGCCCACGCGAGGAGTGCCGGCACCCCAACTAGTCGTGCGACACCCCAACTGAAGCACCCCCAAGTGTATAGAGACATTGGTTTGGGTGAAAAAAATGGGATATAATAGAAACAGATGTGGATAAGCCAAAAATGCCAGCGCAACTCACGGAAATTGGGCTCCCAACCACGCAGCCGAGGAAGCGAGACCAAGTGCGCTACTGATCGTGTCTGTTGAAGGTATCATAGTGCTGGCAGAATACTAGGTATCTAGTTAAAGGCTAGGGGAGTAAGTCAAAAGGCTCCCAACAGCGTAGACAAGGGGCAGATAGGACCAAGTGTGGGGGCAGTGACAAAAGGCGGGGAAGATAAGAGGTCTCTCCTAGGGTCACGTGCATACCGAGCAAGACATTGAGTCATCAAATCTTCATGTTACCCCGCAAATCGGGCTATTTCTTGCTGTGATGTTGGAAATGGGCACAGGTACTCTCCAACACGTCCTATATTCCCATCCTGAATGTCCTGTACATAGCTCCTACAACTACCGGGAGAGGCGGGAACCCGGTCCAAGCCGACCTCACATGGGTCACTATGAACCCTTTTAGGCATCATTACTCCCCACATGGATCGCTCGGGAATGATGCTTCTAAGCTGTGCCTCGGTCATCAAACTGCGTTCTTGTCTCAAAGATACCGACACCATTCCCTTCAAAAACTCACAAAGTATTCTCACACTTTTCTGCCAGAGTAACTGTAAATAAATTTTGTAGAGACGATGACGCGCATACCCAAGCCTGTTGGACACATGCCTCACCTGCAATCCGCTCCAACGCGAATCACGGGGCGTGAACAAAAAGGCAACTCCGTCACTCTCAACGGTATTCGGTCTGGATTCGAACACTCTATGACGATACACCCATGATAAGTTTTCTATTGGCCAACCGCCAAGTAGGCTTGTGCTTGACTGTAATTACGGTAACCACACCGGACTCAATCGAAAGACCAAGCCAAGTAAAAGTATAATGCACCCTGCGATAGACACCCCAAGCCTTGGCTTATACGTATACAATCCGTTGAACTTCAGTCAATCGAGTTGCAGCTGTATGGTATTTTCTTGAAAGTATTCTTTCCACTATTTTTGCTCGCCGAATAAGACATCAGAAATAAATTGTGCCTTGAAGTTTATTTGCGATTGAGTTTACATCCTTAACACATGCATACATCCCGAGCTTTCATACGACTTCTTATCATCATTATTAGAGAACTACAAACCACAAAACAAAACTAGAGATACAAAAAATCATCAGAGTAGAAAAGGAGAGGATTCATGTCCGTTGGGTATACAAGCTCGAAATGTAATTAAAAGTGACGGGGCgaaaaaaaaatagtaaTAAAAGTTTAGACCTTTTCGGTCCTGCGACGACTGAATCGGCCACAGCTTCCGAGCGCAGCAGAGCAGAAGCCAAGCAAGAGCGCGGCAAGAGCACCAGCTACCATCCAGTTGGCATTTCTGTCATGACCAAAGAGTCAGTTTGGCAATGTCTCGGAACTTGAATGTGGATTTGGTACTCACCCGTAGTTGGCACTCGCGCCTTCGTCCCTGATCCTGTTACGAGCGATACCCCAAAGAACCATGTCGATCACGAATACGATGAGCGTGCAAATTGTCGCGAGGGCTGCAGCAAGGGACATGAAGATCGTTCCGACACGGGAATAGGCAGCGCCGCAGAGTCCAAAGATGACCGCGAGACCGGCCAAGCCAGCAGCAACGGGATGAAGGACCATAATATAGGTGAGATTACGGATGGTGGTCGTATTGAGGTTATCAGTACTGCAATTGTGTAGATGTTAGTCAAGTTCGATAAGGTTTAATTTAAGAACGAGGGACTTACTTGAGTCCCAGAATGGCCGGATCGATCTCATATCCTAACCGGCGCTCGCTCCCAGTATACCCAAACACGCCGAAATGAATTTCACGTCCGCCAACAGACGCATTCAAGAACGAGACATCGTTCCAGATGGGTGCAGAAACAGTTACAATAACTGACAGCACACATGCTGCAAAGCAAAAGAACAGGCCGGGAAGGGCTGGAGAGGCCATTGTAGATATGGAGCAGGAGGATTGGGCGAGAGGGAGGCGAGAACACAATACTCCAACCCCAGGCTACGCGACAGGAATATAAACCTGCGCAAAGGCGATGACGTCCGCAGTTCGAGGCACCGCGCGCAGCGGAACGTCATTCCTTCCTGTCTGGAGTGGCGCCTTCCTAGAGTGGCAGAACCGACATAACGCCGCGCTAATGAACGTTGGAGCTGTGATATGCATGGTTTGTGTCTAATAAAGGCACGATGGGCGATCAGGTATTCCATGTGCTCACGAGATAGCGAACCGTACACCAGTCGAGGATCATCCAATGCCCGGAAAAATGTCCAACAAGAGAGGAAGCGGGACGCCCAAGACGTCCCAGTTTCACAACATCATTTGAAATGCCAAGTTAAGCGGCGTGCCAGAAGGGCTGGACTTCTGAGCCCCGACATTACGAACTTGGACGTACTCTCGTTATAATTACCGTAGAGCAATAAATTGCTGCGCTTTGCACAATCTATAGTCTAAACTAGGGCAGGAAGACCTCACAATAACATATAATAGTAATCATTTTACGAAATCGGGTGCACCTTGCCCATGTGCGTAGCACAAAAACTCACACAGTCTAAAAAAGAAATGCCACTATCAACTCGATAAAGATAAACATGTAATATACTCTCCAACACACACAACACACACACAAACGAATAAAACGCCGGTAGGTAGTACTAGTACAAAAATAGTCAGAGCAAGAGTCCCGACCTTTttcaaaaacaaaaacacAGTTTGAAAGGGGGGAGAGGGAGGAAAAAGTCAGTTGGAGGTGACCAGGTGACCAAAAGGTTGCATGCAATCGTGAGCGCATAGAGCGTACAACATACAAGAGATTAAAAGGTTTGTGGAACGCTCAATAGTTGTCCAGTCGGGCTTCCATGGTTCACGGGGGGACTCGCCTGTGCCGACGTCACTCCGTTCGTAGTAACCCCAGGCCGGGCTGTAGGCGTTCGATTCCACTGTGGGCGCTGTTGAGGCAATGTCAATTGAATCGGTGGAGTCCCCATCATCCCGTTCACATAAATCCCTCCGTTCTGCGAATGGAAAGCACGTTTCAATTCGATTTGCTGTTGCTGCGTGAGCTGCTGGTACGCTGCTTGAGCTGTAGGATTGGGAGCCGTGCCGTTGGCCATACTTGACAAGGGACGCAGCGGAGATCCACCGCGGTTATCATGGGGACTTGCACTCCCTCTCTGTTGTTGAGGCACCGCCAGTCCACCCGCCGTAGTCCCGTTAAGTGTCCCAACACCTCCAGCACCAGGAATAACCATCGCGCCTGTGGTGCCAGGAACGTTAATGGTCGGCGTGCCATTGGTAGTGATCGTCGTCCCCTGCGCCGAACCCGGCCTCTGTACGGCCGGTGGCGTCCCATTCGAAAGCGGTTTCCCGTTGGGCATACCGACTGGCGGTCGGGACTGGCGAATCGCCACCTGGGGCTGGGTACTCGATGGGCGAGCCTGGACTTGAGCCTTTTGCTGCATCGCCAGCGCTTGTAATCTCGATGCGGTAGCGGGCGTGACTGTGGTGGTAGGCACTGGCGATGCAGTGATGGTAGGCTCAGAGGGAGGAGTAGCAGTCGCGGTAAGGAGTGGCGGCGGCAGGCGTTGGACTGGGTTTCGGTTGAGGAGGATTCCGTTCTAATTCGAGCTGACGTTGCCGGGCTTGATCCAGGGCCATGAGGGGTATCGAGGTTCGATGTTGTGATGGGATCAAGTGTTGCAGAATTGCTGACTGGTCGCTCGAGAGAAGCTCGTAGTCCTCAATAGAGTGTCGTGCCAATCGAGAGAGTATGAACCTGGGCATGGCATGAGGCTACGAAAACCAAACCAAGTCAGGTGACTCACCTATCCGCATAATCATCTACCACAATCGGCTGGTCCACGTTCTCTTCCAACCTCTCGTCTCGGTCGTACCTCCACCTTTCGCTCAACACAATCGCGCGCTCAAATTCTTCCTCCGTGACGACCTCGCCAttcttgagtttgagagCCATTGCGCCCTCGGATGCGTTTGCAGAGGATTCGCCTGGCCTGGGCCACCGAGGTACAAATTGCAAACTCTCCAATCTTCCCATCGATTCTCTACCAGATGTGCTACCGCTCGCAATGGCCGGACTGGTGGTGGGCCGTCGGTCGACGAACCTTCGTCCACCTCGACCGACGCGTAACCGAACACCGCGAATTTGGCGTTCGGGAGGAGCGGGCGGGGGAGAGGCATGTACGTCGCATCGGTAAGGTCGTCCCACCATCGCTCTTGCTGAGGGTTTCGCTGCATAAATTCGTCGACCTTTTTCCTGTTTGCAGCGGCCACAGCGCGAGGGTCGGGCATCTCTGTCGGACCGGATGGAGTGGGCGTTTCTGCTTGTTGGGGAGTCGGCACGGTTGGCCTCCGAGAAAGTCGAATGGTACTGCAACAGGTGAGTAGGAGCCAAGCAACGTATGCACGTCGCACTCACTTGGTACCCTCCAACTTTGGGCGCTTGACAATCTTATCGACCAATACCTCGTCATCATCCCGAGATCCAAATGGTGTTGTCGGAAACTTGCGTTTGACCTCGGCGAGATTCATGCGGCAATTCATAATCTGACGCTCTTCGAGCGCGCGATTGTGTTTCAACTGCTCCCGACGCACGACCGACTGAGCAATATGCTGTAATTGCCTGATATTGTTAAACAAGCTCTGCATGCGGTCGACGCTGCCCGTGTCGCTACGGCGAGTCTTGCGGACGGGCTTAGCATCACGGCGACGGAAACACACATAGGGATCGCCCTCATTGGTTTCGTCGGACTACATACAGGATTAACACATGGTGATGATCACAGGGTGCCGCTGCTTACGTTGATCTGGGGAATGATGCGGCGGCCATCTCGCTCGAGCCTGCGTTCGCGCCAGTGTGGGTAGATGACACGGAACATGCGCAAGAGTTGAGCTGGAGGAGGCACAGAATCGGGTACCCGGTAGTCCGGGAAGAAGGATATCGGAAGACGGTTGGAAAATACGGGCTCGAAATCGGTCAGAGTGGGGAATTTAGATACATCCTGTACAAGGTCAGCAACAAGCCAAAGATCATCAGGATCAACTCACAGCATGCAGACAGGGATGGCGTTCGTCGGTGATACGCTCGAGTATTCCCATGACGAGCTCGAATTCGTCCTCGGTGATGGCCACCGAGGGCGACTCGGGCTCCTTTCCACGAGCTTTGGCGCTCCGAGGCAGACCGCGCGACGGGGACGAGGCACGTGCAGCATCGGTGAGTTCGGCATTGTTTTTGGAAAGCCATTCGGCGTCGACCTCGTCCATGTAATAGGTACATCCGGCGGCAATGGCTCCGACCTGGGTCTCCTCGACGGTGTCTGAAAACCGGACGTAGCCTTCCGGCTCTTCCCAGCGGTTGGCAGTATAGTAACGTTCCCAATCGGGAGCATGACCTGCCGCATCGGGGGTCGGGATATAAGCGCTGGAGCCAGAAGCGCGTGGCTGGCCCGAGGCTCGCAGCGAGGCGGCGGAAAGTACGGCTTGGAGATGGTGTTCCTGTGAATGTGTAATGTGTAAGCGCTGAGTCAGCAGACTCCGGACACCGCGTGAGCCAATGGTGGGTTGCCACGGGTGGGATGTTGGGCGGACAAGGGGAGAAAAAGTTGATCGGTGGACATCGGCTTACATGTGAGTCCTCTGCGTCGACGCCAGCGGTGGAGGAGACCTTGTTCTtttcgtcttcgtcgtcgaTGGCAGGCTGATCGGCGTCGATGTCGCCGTGGTGGACGACGAGCTTGAGCTTGTTGGTGAGTCGCGGCTTGGAGCGCGACTTGGTGCCGTAGCCTGTCGCATTGCCCCGCATCAGTGGTCGTCGCAGGTGCTAGCAAGCAGAGCCAGCAAGCGTAGATCAGTCGTACAAACTCCCTCCAAACCGGGGGCGAGGGGACTTGTTGTTTGTGACGCGAGCAACCAACCCCGGACCCCTATCACCCACACTCTCACAcacaagtcacatgacctgcTTCTGTAACCGCCTCCATCCAATTTCCCTAATCCGGTACTCCCTTGCTTGCGCTCCCTCGACGCTCACCGACGCTGCGCACACTGTTTGCCATCTGATACCCATCTGCTATCATACCCCTATGCCATATATCCGGCGCCGATCACTCACTCAGTCTCTATGCGGCTGACCCACCGCCCCATCTCAATCAATCCTCACGGATCTTCCCGCAGTGCCTTCTTCGCTCGACGTCTATTTTCCTCTTGCTGATCATTCCTCCATCTCAGGCTACTCTATTCACTTCTATGTCACTAGCCCAGTGTCTCCAGACGATCGCATCGTGATCCCAGAGTATTCGATTGGTGTCGTCATTGTCCGTAAGACGTCACTATCCGGTCACACTGCCAATGGCTTGCCTTTTACGACCGTCGTGCTTTTAAGGAGCTTTTAGCCTAGGCAATGCTTTCCTCTCATATTAGATGCTGCTACTTGGTGGCTCGTGGGCCAAGGTGAGCAATGTATTCATATTGCGAATGTTTTACTCTTATGCCTCTGTCTACCCCTTCTCAGATCTAAAGATCCAACATCGTTGACCGAAATATATACTGGATACAATCATTGGATAACCTCGGCGTGGCATGCACCAGATATGAACCAGACAACGATACCCATGGCTAGAGTTTGCCATGAATGTGTTTCATCTGCCATATACCCTTGCTGTATCACAACCTCAGCCTTTTGTCGCCACGAAACTACCACGAGAGACTTGGGAAGCAGTTTTGCTCGATGTTGACCTCGACAAAAGCTCCACTGATACCTTTTCAGAGGACTTTACGGCCATGCTGCTTGCATATCACACCCAATCCGAGGCCCATTCGAATGAACTGGCAAGCACATTCCTGGACAAACCGCTTCGGGCTATTGGAGTGGAATGCAAGAATTTGGACGGGCCACACCAACAGCTAAACCAACATAATTCTACCTTGTATCTCCCTGGAACAATCGCACAACGAATAACCCGCGCTGGATTCAATACCCAGCAATTTTGGGATACCTTTCAGCAGTCAGAAGATAGATGATGCAGCTCGTCAGAGGACTTTCATTCCTTTATGGACTCCAGGCTTGTTTATCAGATGCATTAAATCTAAATGGACTTTCGCTAGGCTAATGTTTTCAGCCCAACTGTATTCGGTGCAACGTTCGTCAGCTCACTTTGATAACGAGCTCAACCCACCGCGTGGTGGTCATTTTGAGCTACTTCTTTGCGCGTTCGCTTCGGATCGCGAACAATCTATGTCTAGTTTATACGCTAGCATTATCGACATGTGACCAGATTATCGCCACATGAACATTAGAATAGGTCCCATGCCAAATTCCGACTCTCACGGAAAATACAGATACTATATCCGGGCAGGGTACATTGTTCGTCGCCTCATACGGCGCATCAATACCATTCCCGGCTCGTGTTGTCGCAATCCGGCAGGTTCCGAGTCCAGATTCAATGATTTATGCGAAAAGGACGCTATAGTGTTATATAATAACTGTGCATATGCACCGACTTCGAAAGGCACCTTATCTGGATATTCCTGCACATTTGCGCAAGGTTACTTCTATCCGCTGTCTTGACCTCCACATGTTCTGGTGTTCGCTTATAGGTATCATCATCCATGATCTACGATACGATACGGATCGCGATTGGCTATCACACCCAAGGCGACATGCTGGCGATATACAAGACGCTGAAATCCATCCACCCATTCCTAATATTTTCCGACAAATTGCCCGACACTCATCCCATGCCTCAACACGAAAAACCAATCTCATGACTTTACCAATCTTGTAACGAGGGGATGGCATGGAATAAGAATGGCGCTAGACCTCGTCGAAGTGTAGATAACAAGAATGCAGGATAATATCAGCATCAATTCCACAATTGAATTCCTCCCTACGGAACTCGGTGTACCCTGCAAGAACTGGCCGTGATAGGAGGCAGGTTTCTAATTGCCAACAAGCGAGCAGCCATATGCTCTTGGAAAATGGCGCTTTGACACCTGGCGACAGTCGTAGCACGCGATCAATCAAAACGGGGAGAACTTCCCTTTCGCTTGTTCTGAACATCACAGGCCACTTAATTCCCCGGTATGTACATTCACAGAATTTGGTGAACTGATCAACCGAGACTTGGGCTTGGCCGCAGCAACATGTCTCTTCGTTCTAATATTAAACCTAGCTATATTCTACGATAAGTCGAGAACCATTGTGCTTCAAGACGGGGGCGTCATGTGAGAATCTAGCACATTTCATACGAATCTTTCGACGACCACGCAGGAAGGTGTACGAAGGCTTACTCGACCAGAACGCCACGCATGGCAGCACTCCCGCCTGATACATCGCACGCACGCTTCGCTGCACTTCAACCATGCATTCCCATATGCTGTATCTGCCGGCGGTCGGTGCGACGCGCATATATAAACTAATTGCGCCCGGCCTCGGTTAGTATCACATCCGTCTAGGGATAACTCGTCCGAGGTTTACTTGTCTACTACCCAAAATGCGCTCCACTTCTGCTGTCGTTGCTGCCCTTGCTGCATGCGTTGCTGCCGCTCCTTCCCTCAAACTCACCGTCACTG from Rhizoctonia solani chromosome 16, complete sequence includes the following:
- a CDS encoding enhancer of polycomb-like protein 1; this translates as MRGNATGYGTKSRSKPRLTNKLKLVVHHGDIDADQPAIDDEDEKNKVSSTAGVDAEDSHEHHLQAVLSAASLRASGQPRASGSSAYIPTPDAAGHAPDWERYYTANRWEEPEGYVRFSDTVEETQVGAIAAGCTYYMDEVDAEWLSKNNAELTDAARASSPSRGLPRSAKARGKEPESPSVAITEDEFELVMGILERITDERHPCLHADVSKFPTLTDFEPVFSNRLPISFFPDYRVPDSVPPPAQLLRMFRVIYPHWRERRLERDGRRIIPQINSDETNEGDPYVCFRRRDAKPVRKTRRSDTGSVDRMQSLFNNIRQLQHIAQSVVRREQLKHNRALEERQIMNCRMNLAEVKRKFPTTPFGSRDDDEVLVDKIVKRPKLEGTNTIRLSRRPTVPTPQQAETPTPSGPTEMPDPRAVAAANRKKVDEFMQRNPQQERWWDDLTDATYMPLPRPLLPNAKFAVFGYASVEVDEGSSTDGPPPVRPLRAVAHLVENRWEDWRGAMALKLKNGEVVTEEEFERAIVLSERWRYDRDERLEENVDQPIVVDDYADRFILSRLARHSIEDYELLSSDQSAILQHLIPSQHRTSIPLMALDQARQLQRLPPPLLTATATPPSEPTITASPVPTTTVTPATASRLQALAMQQKAQVQARPSSTQPQVAIRQSRPPVGMPNGKPLSNGTPPAVQRPGSAQGTTITTNGTPTINVPGTTGAMVIPGAGGVGTLNGTTAGGLAVPQQQRGSASPHDNRGGSPLRPLSSMANGTAPNPTAQAAYQQLTQQQQIELKRAFHSQNGGIYVNGMMGTPPIQLTLPQQRPQWNRTPTARPGVTTNGVTSAQASPPVNHGSPTGQLLSVPQTF
- a CDS encoding SUR7/Pali family protein, encoding MASPALPGLFFCFAACVLSVIVTVSAPIWNDVSFLNASVGGREIHFGVFGYTGSERRLGYEIDPAILGLNTDNLNTTTIRNLTYIMVLHPVAAGLAGLAVIFGLCGAAYSRVGTIFMSLAAALATICTLIVFVIDMVLWGIARNRIRDEGASANYGNANWMVAGALAALLLGFCSAALGSCGRFSRRRTEKV